Within the Girardinichthys multiradiatus isolate DD_20200921_A chromosome 12, DD_fGirMul_XY1, whole genome shotgun sequence genome, the region AAGGCCGTGGCCAACATTTTCGAGAACGTGAACCAGGACGCACTGATGAGACTCTTCCAGAAAACGGGAGACATGAAGGCGGAGGAGAGGGTGCGGAGCATCTTCTCCTACACGCAGGACCCGGAGGAGACGGCGCGGGCGCTGATGGCTCTGAAGCagcgaaagaaggacaagttccTCCGGATCGCGGGCATGGTCCGGCAGCTGCTCAAACTGCGCTGACTCCTCGCAGTCACCTTTCACGTCTGTGTCTCTGTCGACTCGATGAGCCGAATGAGAAAACATTCCCGATGTGACTGAGGTCTCCGCCGCCGAGGCAACTCACCTGCCGGTTGGGAAAGCGGCGTCAGTTGCGGTTGCAGGAGAAAGGCGCCGTGGGCCGCCTGGAGGACAACAAGCGGCAAATGCGGCGTCATAGACGGAGGATCTGCCAGTAGCGGAGCCCTGCCTGGAATCAGGTTGTGACTG harbors:
- the tcima gene encoding transcriptional and immune response regulator a, which produces MSSYVSSESRRVSPTVHGNKFDTAHRKKAVANIFENVNQDALMRLFQKTGDMKAEERVRSIFSYTQDPEETARALMALKQRKKDKFLRIAGMVRQLLKLR